A single genomic interval of Rosistilla ulvae harbors:
- a CDS encoding DotU family type IV/VI secretion system protein — protein MRPETAQLVDPVLSLTWQLRDALAAGQTDRFPSGRSELKELLSRIHNAELAAGHSTSSDYLGLGYPLACWIDEMMTDDATAGRIWNENKIEGELFGSNDRAWMFWRQAQLAETLGRNEDLAVFYLCVSLGFTGQHRNNPEQLAAWMHQTRLGLGIVPELKLPFAADLAPATDAPPLTGAAALQRAGYVGWTAAVVLLPLMSYLAVAAWTR, from the coding sequence ATGCGTCCCGAAACCGCCCAACTTGTCGATCCGGTTCTCTCTTTAACATGGCAGCTGCGCGATGCGTTGGCCGCCGGGCAGACCGACCGCTTCCCTAGCGGCCGCAGCGAACTAAAAGAGTTGCTGTCGCGGATTCACAACGCGGAACTCGCCGCCGGACACAGTACCAGCAGCGACTACCTGGGCCTCGGTTATCCGCTGGCCTGTTGGATCGATGAAATGATGACCGACGATGCCACCGCCGGTCGAATCTGGAACGAAAATAAGATCGAAGGAGAGCTGTTCGGCAGCAACGATCGAGCTTGGATGTTCTGGCGGCAAGCTCAGCTGGCCGAAACGCTCGGCCGCAACGAAGACTTGGCTGTCTTCTATCTCTGTGTCAGCCTCGGTTTCACCGGCCAACACCGAAACAATCCCGAACAACTTGCCGCCTGGATGCATCAAACCCGACTCGGGCTGGGAATCGTTCCCGAATTGAAGCTTCCCTTCGCCGCCGATCTCGCTCCCGCTACCGACGCACCTCCGTTGACCGGCGCCGCGGCGTTGCAACGGGCCGGTTATGTCGGCTGGACCGCCGCCGTCGTCCTGTTGCCACTGATGTCGTACCTGGCCGTCGCGGCTTGGACCCGGTAA
- the tssH gene encoding type VI secretion system ATPase TssH, translating to MASLQLKSLVNKLNDPTRRCLESAAGLCLSRTHFHVEIEHWLLKLLDESDGDLPLLLRHFDIDIARFQSVAEGVLDKMRTGNGRAPALSNTTVELIKAAWMLASVQYAAPQVRSGHLLAAIVRDPLHFEIGAPLARLLEGISADAITDALPVVTSGSVEARAALPTSFMQSGNDSGPANADGAPSKTPSLDRYTADVTQQARDGKIDPVLGRDAEIRQMTDILLRRRQNNPILTGEPGVGKTAVVEGFALKVVNGDVPEALQNITIRSLDLGQLEAGAGVKGEFENRLKSILNEIQASPTPIILMIDEAHTLIGAGAQAGGGDAANLLKPALARGELRTIAATTWSEYKKYFEQDAALTRRFQVVKVEEPSLDVAKAMLRGVANKLEQHHGVRILDDAIDSAVTLSSRYITGRQLPDKAVSVLDTACARIAISQNSTPGAIEDARAQCERVRRRSDRLQDEQSWGADHGDQLTEMNAHLEQSESALAALEARWHQEKFAVQEILQIKDQIHRKNIETSDTLAKPDDRVAENESDEETSPLAAMSLTELQAELTRLEADLDDTQGDEPLIYVDVDSQSVASTISAWTGIPLGRMSTDQTTAVLNLKQRLEESVVGQSHALDEIARHIRTSRAGLGDPNKPIGVFMLAGTSGVGKTETALALADTLYGGTQQLTTINMSEFKEEHKVSLLMGSPPGYVGYGEGGVLTEAVRRKPYSVILLDELEKAHPGVQDVFYQVFDKGQMKDGQGRDIDFKNSVVIMTTNAGTDLIAQMCSDGRQPSLVELKDALHEELLKTFKPAFLGRITVLPYFPLETDVLQRIATLKLDKVVQRTREHHKAELVFTDGLILQLAKQCVSVDTGARKVDQVIEQNILPELSAELLSRNVEGQPVQRVVVDWDDRGGFVYEFEVDQEEDVTPETEPTSPALPIDSTDSAAWMATTNEV from the coding sequence ATGGCATCGCTGCAACTCAAATCGCTTGTCAATAAACTGAACGATCCCACTCGCCGCTGTCTCGAATCCGCTGCCGGGTTGTGTTTGTCGCGGACCCATTTCCACGTCGAGATCGAACACTGGTTGTTGAAACTTTTGGACGAATCCGACGGAGACTTGCCGCTGCTGCTGCGTCACTTCGACATCGATATCGCTCGCTTTCAATCGGTCGCCGAAGGCGTGCTCGACAAGATGCGGACCGGGAACGGCCGCGCCCCGGCTCTCAGCAACACAACTGTCGAATTGATCAAAGCGGCTTGGATGCTGGCGTCGGTTCAATACGCCGCTCCGCAAGTTCGCTCGGGTCACCTGTTGGCGGCGATCGTTCGCGACCCGCTGCACTTCGAAATCGGAGCACCTCTGGCGCGACTACTCGAAGGTATCTCGGCCGATGCGATCACCGACGCTCTTCCCGTCGTGACCTCGGGAAGCGTCGAAGCTCGCGCGGCGCTGCCGACATCGTTTATGCAATCCGGCAACGATTCGGGCCCTGCAAATGCGGACGGTGCACCCAGCAAAACCCCAAGCTTGGATCGCTATACCGCCGACGTCACGCAACAGGCTCGCGATGGCAAGATCGACCCGGTGCTCGGACGCGACGCTGAGATCCGCCAAATGACAGATATCCTACTGCGTCGCCGCCAGAACAACCCGATCCTGACGGGAGAACCAGGCGTCGGCAAAACCGCCGTCGTCGAAGGCTTTGCCCTGAAAGTTGTCAACGGCGACGTCCCCGAAGCGCTGCAGAACATCACGATCCGCTCGTTGGATCTGGGACAATTGGAAGCTGGCGCCGGAGTCAAAGGGGAATTCGAAAATCGCCTGAAATCGATCCTCAACGAAATCCAAGCCAGTCCGACGCCGATCATCTTGATGATCGACGAAGCTCACACGCTGATCGGCGCTGGGGCTCAAGCGGGCGGCGGCGATGCAGCCAATCTGCTCAAACCAGCGTTGGCCCGCGGCGAACTTCGAACGATCGCAGCGACGACCTGGTCGGAGTACAAGAAATATTTTGAGCAAGACGCGGCGCTGACGCGGCGTTTTCAAGTCGTCAAGGTCGAAGAGCCATCGTTGGACGTGGCCAAGGCGATGTTGCGTGGCGTGGCAAACAAGTTGGAACAACATCACGGTGTGCGAATTCTGGACGATGCGATCGATTCGGCGGTCACTCTGAGCAGTCGCTACATCACAGGTCGCCAGTTGCCCGACAAAGCGGTAAGCGTTTTGGACACCGCATGTGCGCGGATCGCGATCAGCCAAAACAGCACGCCCGGCGCGATCGAAGACGCCCGAGCCCAGTGCGAACGGGTGCGTCGTCGCAGCGATCGGTTGCAAGATGAACAAAGCTGGGGTGCCGACCACGGCGATCAATTGACCGAGATGAATGCTCATCTAGAACAAAGCGAATCCGCACTGGCGGCGCTCGAAGCCCGCTGGCATCAAGAAAAGTTTGCGGTTCAAGAGATCTTGCAGATCAAAGACCAGATCCATCGCAAAAACATCGAGACAAGTGACACTTTGGCCAAGCCGGACGATCGCGTTGCCGAAAACGAATCGGATGAGGAGACGTCGCCGTTGGCTGCGATGTCACTTACCGAATTGCAAGCGGAACTGACGCGGCTGGAAGCCGACTTGGACGACACTCAAGGTGATGAACCGCTGATCTACGTCGACGTCGATTCGCAATCGGTCGCCAGCACGATCTCCGCTTGGACCGGCATCCCGCTGGGCCGAATGAGCACCGATCAAACGACGGCGGTTCTGAATCTGAAGCAGCGGCTGGAAGAATCGGTCGTCGGCCAATCACACGCATTGGACGAGATCGCTCGTCACATCCGCACCTCGCGAGCCGGCCTAGGCGACCCGAACAAACCGATCGGCGTCTTCATGCTGGCGGGAACTTCGGGTGTTGGCAAAACCGAAACCGCTTTGGCTTTGGCCGACACGCTCTACGGCGGCACGCAACAACTGACGACGATCAACATGTCGGAATTCAAGGAAGAGCATAAGGTTTCGCTGCTGATGGGGTCGCCTCCCGGATACGTCGGCTACGGCGAAGGGGGCGTGCTGACCGAAGCGGTCCGCCGCAAGCCCTACTCGGTGATCCTGTTGGATGAACTGGAGAAGGCTCATCCCGGCGTTCAAGATGTCTTCTATCAAGTCTTCGACAAGGGACAGATGAAAGACGGTCAAGGTCGCGACATCGATTTCAAGAATAGCGTCGTGATCATGACGACCAACGCCGGCACCGATTTGATCGCTCAAATGTGCAGCGACGGACGTCAGCCGAGCCTGGTCGAATTGAAAGACGCGTTGCACGAAGAGTTATTGAAAACGTTTAAGCCCGCCTTCTTGGGTCGGATCACTGTGCTGCCTTATTTCCCATTGGAAACGGACGTCTTGCAGCGGATCGCCACGCTGAAGCTGGACAAGGTCGTTCAGCGGACACGCGAACACCACAAGGCGGAACTCGTCTTCACCGACGGCTTGATTCTTCAACTGGCGAAGCAATGCGTTTCGGTCGACACCGGGGCGCGGAAGGTCGACCAGGTGATCGAGCAGAACATCTTGCCAGAGCTTTCGGCCGAACTACTGTCTCGCAATGTCGAAGGCCAGCCGGTGCAACGCGTTGTTGTCGACTGGGATGATCGCGGTGGATTCGTCTACGAATTCGAAGTCGATCAAGAAGAGGATGTCACTCCCGAAACCGAACCGACATCGCCAGCACTGCCGATCGATTCCACCGATTCCGCCGCCTGGATGGCGACGACCAACGAAGTTTGA
- the tssE gene encoding type VI secretion system baseplate subunit TssE: MRSTLPTNKLSLLPSVFDRLADLSDDGFNSQPWYDVTTLSNAVRRDLEDLLNTQQSLPELGRDFPLLAESVVGFGVPDPSTFALDTPSGRRCLAAALLNVINTFEPRLSDVRIELGNANGEKFRELKFRVVARLAIETSPQIVFESKLHVPSGQFSIGQEAA, translated from the coding sequence ATGCGTTCTACTCTGCCAACGAACAAGCTTTCGCTGTTGCCATCGGTCTTCGATCGTTTGGCCGATCTTAGCGACGACGGCTTCAACAGCCAACCGTGGTACGACGTCACCACGCTCAGCAATGCGGTCCGCCGCGATCTGGAAGATCTCTTAAACACCCAGCAATCGCTGCCCGAACTCGGCCGCGATTTTCCTTTGCTGGCCGAATCGGTCGTCGGGTTTGGCGTCCCCGATCCATCGACCTTCGCGTTGGACACGCCCAGTGGCCGACGCTGCCTGGCCGCCGCGCTGTTGAACGTGATCAACACCTTCGAACCGCGGTTGTCCGATGTGCGAATCGAATTGGGAAATGCCAACGGCGAGAAGTTTCGCGAGCTAAAGTTTCGCGTCGTCGCCCGTTTGGCGATTGAAACCTCACCACAAATCGTCTTCGAATCGAAGCTACACGTTCCCAGCGGCCAGTTCAGCATCGGTCAGGAAGCAGCATGA
- the tssA gene encoding type VI secretion system protein TssA, with translation MQVTSPATFDIDALLQAIDGERPSGDGRAYARGLRAELAELRNPPRSANPDDQDTDGGPDCVDWMAITMVATEALCEKTKDLRIACHLTEAAMQHWGIAGLRDGLILMRRMVEQFWDTLAPELDPDDPDARCSPLENLLDDPNRGPRMPSVLRALPILHAGVHKFSLMTATRQSEDLTSSEIATAIRQVTVQDACQLSEEVDGAIAELESFHQVLVDRMGEYAPSFVHLEESLNVIRQWLDSVLKPQFESRDIVDAEEAVMPQAKTPTTTDTSDSTAIVATTQQLRAQTYKQLTEAAAILRQIEPQSPIPFMVQRAARLGQLPFPELMAQLVNEESTLEMFHRELGLSAGGDQASGIDD, from the coding sequence ATGCAAGTTACATCCCCCGCCACCTTCGACATCGACGCGCTGTTGCAAGCGATCGACGGCGAACGTCCCAGCGGAGACGGACGCGCTTATGCTCGCGGATTGCGAGCCGAGCTGGCCGAACTGCGAAACCCACCTCGTTCGGCAAACCCCGACGATCAAGATACCGACGGCGGGCCCGACTGCGTCGATTGGATGGCGATCACGATGGTCGCGACCGAAGCGTTGTGCGAGAAGACCAAAGACCTTCGCATCGCTTGCCATCTGACCGAAGCGGCGATGCAACATTGGGGCATCGCTGGACTTCGCGATGGTCTGATCTTGATGCGACGGATGGTCGAACAATTTTGGGACACGTTGGCACCCGAACTGGATCCCGACGATCCCGACGCCCGCTGTTCACCCTTAGAAAATCTGTTGGACGATCCCAATCGCGGGCCACGGATGCCAAGCGTCTTGCGCGCCCTGCCGATCTTGCACGCGGGCGTTCACAAGTTCAGTCTGATGACCGCGACGCGGCAGAGTGAAGATCTAACGAGTTCTGAAATCGCCACCGCGATCCGCCAGGTGACAGTGCAAGACGCCTGCCAGTTGTCGGAAGAAGTCGATGGAGCGATCGCCGAACTGGAATCATTCCATCAGGTGCTTGTCGATCGGATGGGAGAATACGCCCCGTCGTTTGTCCATCTAGAGGAATCGTTAAACGTCATTCGCCAATGGCTCGACAGCGTCTTAAAACCACAATTTGAATCGCGCGACATCGTCGATGCCGAGGAGGCTGTCATGCCGCAAGCAAAAACACCCACGACAACCGACACAAGTGATTCGACGGCAATCGTCGCAACCACGCAGCAACTGCGTGCTCAAACTTACAAACAACTGACCGAAGCGGCTGCCATTCTGCGGCAGATCGAACCGCAAAGCCCGATTCCATTTATGGTGCAACGCGCCGCCCGCTTGGGCCAGCTGCCGTTCCCAGAATTGATGGCTCAATTGGTCAACGAAGAATCGACACTGGAGATGTTTCACCGCGAATTAGGCTTGTCCGCCGGCGGTGATCAGGCGTCAGGGATTGACGATTAG
- a CDS encoding type VI secretion protein IcmF/TssM N-terminal domain-containing protein produces MIALLKASLSKIARIALCAFAPIVALRHANDRWQRWGVMAIHLIAALLGIAGLGYVQYAMQLDTLVRSSLPVVRLTWLPLVGCLLYAIAWSAWFVVYTLRMPAEKPLGGGIHSAWQESLHRFTAAGIDVSRTPLYLVLGSPAGGVRDFFSASHTDLVVLPSAEEADQPIQVCGNRDAIYVCCREASLTGNFTRRAAASRQKLLETMGSDGGTGIHRGPAHVWQSGDGTNANPQSPAFAASAHAATEPSFEKASDTGTLTATATLPRTASAGDMAVDRMHETFAQIETLTADEPGQTAKSATILQPRTAKLPMMRLEQSEALELLERLDGLCREIADIRQPFCPINGVVLMLPLDAADCIETADHVGMRIERDLNTIAAATQSSVSAQVVFCDLELCDGGQALLDRFPETQRHRRLGAILPAPPASEPDAGPASVDRAVRWICDELFPPLAYRLMARNLQDAAQDRILRQGNHAIHRVVDTMRQRRDGMSRLLRRSIAATAGNVRLRGCFVAATGAAGATKHAFAEGVIPQILDIQNEVQWLPQRRQRDRWQRRSAAAIYASVAITTCVVMAYLLGWHATN; encoded by the coding sequence ATGATCGCACTTCTCAAAGCCTCGCTCAGCAAGATCGCGCGGATCGCGCTTTGTGCGTTTGCACCGATCGTTGCTCTCCGTCATGCCAACGACCGCTGGCAGCGATGGGGGGTGATGGCGATTCACCTGATCGCCGCCCTGTTGGGCATCGCCGGTCTGGGATACGTTCAATACGCGATGCAGTTGGACACGCTTGTCCGATCGTCGCTGCCCGTGGTTCGCCTGACCTGGCTGCCATTGGTTGGATGTTTGTTGTACGCGATCGCTTGGTCCGCCTGGTTTGTCGTCTATACGTTGCGGATGCCCGCCGAAAAGCCTCTGGGCGGTGGGATCCATTCCGCCTGGCAAGAGAGTTTGCACCGCTTTACCGCTGCGGGGATCGATGTTTCCCGCACGCCGCTGTATCTGGTTCTCGGCAGTCCCGCCGGTGGCGTCCGCGACTTTTTCTCCGCCAGTCACACCGATCTTGTCGTGTTGCCGAGTGCCGAGGAAGCCGATCAACCGATCCAAGTCTGTGGCAACCGCGACGCGATCTACGTCTGCTGTCGTGAAGCCTCGTTGACTGGAAACTTCACGCGCCGCGCCGCTGCCTCGCGGCAAAAGCTGTTGGAAACGATGGGCAGCGACGGCGGAACCGGCATCCATCGCGGACCGGCTCACGTTTGGCAATCAGGCGACGGAACAAACGCCAACCCGCAATCACCCGCTTTTGCCGCCAGTGCACACGCCGCGACCGAGCCATCGTTTGAGAAAGCTTCGGATACCGGAACACTCACCGCCACGGCGACCCTTCCACGCACAGCTTCCGCGGGCGATATGGCTGTCGATCGGATGCACGAAACGTTCGCCCAGATCGAAACGTTGACAGCGGATGAACCCGGGCAGACTGCCAAGTCGGCGACGATCCTGCAACCGCGGACCGCCAAGTTGCCGATGATGCGATTGGAGCAATCCGAAGCGTTGGAGCTTTTGGAAAGACTCGATGGCCTCTGTCGCGAGATCGCCGATATTCGCCAACCGTTCTGCCCGATCAATGGCGTCGTTCTGATGTTGCCCTTGGATGCCGCCGATTGCATCGAAACCGCCGACCACGTCGGGATGCGAATCGAACGCGACTTGAACACGATCGCCGCGGCCACGCAGTCGTCGGTCTCGGCACAAGTTGTCTTCTGCGATCTGGAACTCTGCGACGGCGGTCAGGCGTTGTTGGATCGGTTCCCCGAAACGCAGCGTCATCGTCGTCTGGGCGCGATCCTGCCCGCTCCGCCCGCCAGCGAACCGGACGCCGGTCCGGCGAGCGTTGATCGAGCGGTCCGTTGGATCTGCGACGAACTCTTCCCGCCGCTGGCCTATCGTTTGATGGCTCGCAATCTGCAAGACGCCGCACAGGATCGAATCTTGCGTCAGGGAAACCACGCCATCCATCGCGTTGTCGATACGATGCGGCAACGCCGCGATGGGATGTCGCGTCTGCTGCGTCGATCGATCGCAGCGACCGCCGGAAACGTACGCCTTCGCGGTTGCTTCGTCGCCGCGACGGGAGCCGCCGGAGCGACCAAACACGCTTTTGCCGAAGGCGTGATCCCACAGATCCTGGACATTCAAAACGAAGTTCAATGGTTGCCACAGCGTCGCCAACGCGACCGTTGGCAACGCCGATCCGCGGCGGCGATCTACGCCAGTGTCGCGATCACCACCTGTGTTGTGATGGCCTATCTGTTGGGCTGGCACGCGACAAACTAA
- the tssC gene encoding type VI secretion system contractile sheath large subunit: protein MSSLQTESEGGAAVAELSLMDQILDQTRALDDSERSRNQTYIEQFVSKVVDGNATIDKDVVTNITSWIAEIDHKLSVQLAEVMHCDEFQQLEGTWRGLKYLTQNSETGTGLKIRVMNVKKAELQKDLEKAVEFDQSTMFRKCYEEEYGQLGGEPYGMLVGDYHFGRTADDVNLLRLISNVAAAGHAPFVAAADPNMFNMDSFTDLSGPRDLAKIFQGADYAPWRSFRDSEDSRYVALTMPNVLGRLPYGGDFKKVESFDFNEHVDGSDHSQYLWMSSAWAYATRVTDAFAKHGWFAQTRGVEGGGKVENLPVHTFPTDDGDVAMKCPTEIAITDRREFELSNLGFLPLLHAKNTDFAAFLGAQSCQKPKTYFEEDANANAELSSKINYLMCVSRFAHYLKVMARDKIGSSMERAECQEWLNDWISNYVCDPSTAGEETKAERPLSEARVEVAEIPGRPGWYEAIAYLRPHFQMETLGASMRLVAEVPKQG, encoded by the coding sequence ATGAGCAGCCTGCAAACTGAATCCGAAGGCGGCGCAGCCGTAGCGGAACTGTCGCTGATGGACCAAATCTTGGACCAAACTCGCGCCTTGGACGACAGCGAACGTTCGCGCAACCAAACCTACATCGAACAATTTGTCAGCAAAGTTGTCGACGGCAACGCGACGATCGACAAAGACGTCGTCACCAACATCACCAGCTGGATCGCAGAGATCGATCACAAGCTGTCGGTCCAATTGGCCGAAGTCATGCACTGCGACGAATTCCAACAATTGGAAGGGACCTGGCGCGGGCTGAAATACCTGACACAAAATTCGGAAACCGGCACCGGTCTGAAGATCCGCGTCATGAACGTCAAGAAGGCGGAATTGCAAAAGGATCTCGAAAAGGCGGTTGAATTCGACCAAAGCACGATGTTCCGCAAGTGCTACGAAGAAGAATACGGTCAACTGGGCGGCGAGCCTTACGGCATGCTGGTCGGCGATTACCACTTCGGTCGCACCGCCGACGACGTCAACCTGCTGCGTTTGATCAGCAACGTTGCCGCTGCCGGACACGCACCGTTTGTCGCCGCTGCCGATCCAAACATGTTCAACATGGACAGCTTCACCGACCTCAGCGGACCTCGCGATCTGGCGAAGATCTTCCAAGGTGCCGACTACGCTCCATGGCGCAGCTTCCGCGACAGCGAAGACAGCCGCTACGTCGCACTGACAATGCCAAACGTTCTGGGGCGTCTGCCTTACGGTGGCGACTTCAAGAAGGTCGAATCGTTCGACTTCAACGAACACGTCGACGGCAGCGATCACAGCCAATATCTGTGGATGAGCTCCGCCTGGGCTTACGCAACTCGCGTTACCGACGCGTTTGCCAAGCACGGCTGGTTCGCTCAAACCCGCGGCGTCGAAGGTGGTGGCAAGGTCGAAAACCTGCCCGTCCACACCTTCCCAACCGACGACGGCGACGTGGCAATGAAGTGCCCAACCGAAATCGCGATCACCGACCGACGCGAATTCGAACTGTCGAACCTCGGCTTCCTGCCACTGCTGCACGCCAAGAACACCGACTTCGCTGCCTTCTTGGGAGCTCAAAGCTGCCAAAAGCCAAAGACCTACTTCGAAGAAGACGCCAACGCCAACGCGGAACTGTCGTCGAAGATCAACTACCTGATGTGCGTCAGCCGATTCGCTCACTACTTGAAGGTCATGGCTCGCGACAAGATCGGTTCGTCGATGGAACGCGCCGAATGCCAAGAGTGGTTGAACGATTGGATCAGCAACTACGTCTGCGATCCAAGCACCGCCGGCGAAGAGACCAAGGCAGAGCGGCCATTGAGCGAAGCTCGCGTCGAAGTCGCTGAGATCCCTGGCCGTCCAGGTTGGTACGAAGCGATCGCTTACCTGCGTCCGCACTTCCAAATGGAAACCTTGGGTGCTTCGATGCGTCTTGTCGCTGAAGTTCCTAAGCAAGGCTAA
- a CDS encoding Hcp family type VI secretion system effector, whose protein sequence is MAVDYFLKIDGIKGESEDDKHKDEIELIDFEWAEQQSGSFGQGGGGGAGKVKMENFKFRTYLNSASPALMQSCAEGAHIKDATFTCRKAGGGQKEYYKVTMEDIIVSSCHISGGSGEIEEGAWVEGHPVEEVTLNFAKIKWEYHPQKADGSLNSAKTGGYDLKKNKRV, encoded by the coding sequence ATGGCAGTTGACTATTTCTTGAAGATCGATGGCATCAAGGGCGAATCCGAAGACGATAAGCACAAAGACGAAATCGAACTGATCGACTTCGAATGGGCTGAACAACAAAGCGGCAGCTTCGGCCAAGGTGGCGGTGGCGGTGCTGGCAAGGTGAAGATGGAAAACTTCAAGTTCCGCACCTACCTGAACTCCGCTTCGCCTGCGTTGATGCAATCGTGTGCCGAAGGCGCTCACATCAAAGATGCTACTTTCACATGCCGCAAGGCGGGTGGCGGCCAGAAGGAATATTACAAGGTCACGATGGAAGACATCATCGTTTCCTCGTGCCACATCAGCGGTGGCAGCGGCGAGATCGAAGAAGGGGCTTGGGTCGAAGGACATCCTGTCGAAGAAGTCACTTTGAACTTCGCTAAGATCAAGTGGGAATACCACCCACAAAAAGCTGACGGCTCGCTGAACTCGGCGAAGACCGGCGGCTACGACCTGAAGAAGAACAAACGCGTCTAG
- the tssB gene encoding type VI secretion system contractile sheath small subunit, with the protein MSDSRQHTLDRVRRPRVQVTYDVDTGGAMESKELPLVVGVMADLSGQPEVANAPLKERKFVPIDRDNFDDVLAKSNARVAARVDNKLTDDNSQLSVALNFRSLEDFEPEQVARQVPVLRELLDMRTQLSNLLGKLEGNDKLEELLSEVLENSEAAKSLQSELGSDTPAE; encoded by the coding sequence ATGAGCGATAGTCGACAACACACACTGGACCGCGTCCGCCGACCACGTGTCCAAGTGACCTACGACGTGGACACCGGCGGAGCGATGGAATCCAAGGAACTGCCGTTGGTCGTCGGCGTGATGGCCGATCTTTCGGGCCAGCCAGAAGTCGCCAATGCTCCGCTGAAGGAACGCAAGTTTGTTCCAATCGACCGCGACAACTTCGACGACGTGTTGGCCAAGAGCAACGCTCGCGTCGCAGCTCGCGTCGACAACAAATTGACCGACGACAACTCGCAACTGTCGGTTGCTTTGAACTTCCGTTCGCTGGAAGACTTCGAACCCGAACAGGTAGCGCGCCAAGTTCCTGTTCTGCGTGAATTGCTCGACATGCGAACTCAACTTTCGAACTTGCTGGGCAAGCTCGAAGGCAACGACAAGCTGGAAGAACTGCTGAGCGAAGTGCTGGAAAACAGCGAAGCCGCGAAGAGCTTGCAAAGTGAACTCGGCAGCGACACGCCCGCTGAGTAG